One genomic region from Nostoc sphaeroides encodes:
- a CDS encoding FAD-dependent oxidoreductase, with protein MNGRHKIAFSLTSLISFNLISTFVGFDGAIATPPRTPDKTVNCEILVVGGGLSGAATAYEGLLAGRTVCLTEITDWLGGQISSQGTSALDERPTQRALKFYSRGYMELRNRIGRKYGELNPGDCWVSDSCFLPRDAHAILVQMLKDAEKQGKGKLQWFPNTVIKDLEIATDGKIINGAIAIQHQPAKLAPPLNTFTLSQSIEDSYSYENSSRFTKTILRFLPKADKGDAPKWYVVDASETGEIIALADVPYRLGIDARSYLEPSASGANNDPYCPQGFTYTFAMEATKEPQPQTMPPFYLQYAPYFSYELKRLANFDLVFTYRRIWSPNKGKPVKFGGVSFTAATPGDISMQNWTWGNDYRPGTAKDNLVYSRQQLQGTGQLKPGGWMGGLRTETLRNAEENALSFYYWLVAGTTDSQLGEGVKQQQSNNRFVSGLNSPMGTVHGLSKYPYMREGRRIIGRPSWGQPGGFGIWEIDISRRDYNDQYYSQTLPADMYRRLRAALAGLEAVSVIEGKVSPDKAMRRTRSTIFPDAVGIGHYAIDFHPCMVNSPPEAPGNTERPGERRGAGLAYPFQIALRAMIPQKIDNLLVGGKSIATSHIAAAAYRVHSFEWSSGAAAGTVASFALKNAIAPYQLVDNLPKQEPQLEALKRLLQQNGNPTAFPDTSIFNENWDNWR; from the coding sequence ATGAACGGTAGACACAAAATAGCTTTTAGTTTGACATCGCTGATCAGTTTCAATTTAATATCTACTTTTGTTGGATTTGATGGAGCGATCGCAACACCACCAAGAACCCCAGATAAAACTGTCAATTGCGAGATTTTAGTTGTGGGTGGTGGACTATCCGGTGCTGCCACAGCTTACGAGGGGTTACTAGCCGGACGAACGGTTTGTCTCACAGAAATTACCGACTGGCTGGGAGGACAAATTTCTTCTCAAGGGACATCTGCGTTAGACGAACGCCCAACTCAGCGTGCCCTCAAATTCTATTCTCGTGGCTACATGGAATTGCGAAACCGCATTGGGCGCAAATACGGTGAACTTAACCCAGGTGACTGTTGGGTAAGTGACTCCTGCTTTCTTCCCCGCGATGCTCACGCCATTTTGGTTCAGATGCTCAAAGATGCCGAGAAGCAAGGCAAAGGGAAGTTGCAATGGTTTCCCAACACCGTAATTAAGGATTTGGAAATCGCTACTGATGGCAAAATAATTAATGGTGCGATCGCAATTCAACATCAACCAGCAAAATTAGCACCACCGCTCAATACTTTTACTTTATCTCAAAGTATTGAAGATTCTTACAGCTACGAAAACTCATCTCGGTTTACCAAAACTATTCTCCGTTTCCTCCCCAAGGCAGATAAAGGGGATGCTCCTAAATGGTATGTCGTAGACGCGAGCGAAACTGGAGAAATTATTGCCCTTGCTGATGTTCCCTATCGATTGGGTATTGATGCCCGTTCTTACCTAGAACCTTCTGCTTCTGGCGCCAACAATGATCCTTATTGCCCTCAAGGCTTTACCTACACCTTTGCAATGGAGGCAACTAAGGAACCGCAACCGCAGACGATGCCCCCATTTTATTTACAATACGCACCATATTTTAGCTATGAATTAAAGCGACTGGCGAACTTTGACTTAGTTTTCACCTATCGGCGCATTTGGAGTCCAAACAAAGGGAAACCAGTAAAATTTGGCGGTGTCAGTTTTACTGCTGCTACACCAGGGGATATTTCCATGCAAAACTGGACTTGGGGTAACGACTACCGCCCCGGAACAGCTAAGGATAACTTAGTTTACAGTCGCCAACAGTTACAAGGTACTGGGCAGTTAAAACCAGGTGGTTGGATGGGAGGATTGCGAACAGAAACCCTCCGCAATGCTGAAGAAAATGCCCTTTCTTTCTATTATTGGTTGGTAGCTGGGACTACAGATTCCCAGTTGGGGGAGGGTGTAAAGCAGCAGCAAAGCAATAACCGCTTTGTTTCCGGGTTAAATTCACCAATGGGGACAGTGCATGGCTTATCGAAATATCCCTATATGCGCGAAGGACGGCGCATCATTGGCCGCCCCAGTTGGGGACAACCTGGTGGCTTTGGTATTTGGGAAATTGATATTTCTCGCCGCGATTACAATGATCAGTATTACTCCCAGACTCTACCAGCAGATATGTATCGCAGACTACGAGCAGCACTTGCAGGTTTGGAAGCAGTATCAGTAATTGAAGGTAAAGTTTCACCAGACAAAGCAATGCGACGGACTCGTTCTACCATCTTCCCCGATGCTGTGGGTATTGGTCACTACGCTATAGATTTCCATCCTTGTATGGTGAATAGTCCCCCAGAAGCCCCTGGTAATACAGAACGTCCAGGTGAAAGGCGTGGTGCTGGCCTTGCTTATCCTTTCCAAATTGCTTTGAGGGCAATGATTCCCCAGAAAATTGATAATTTACTAGTAGGTGGCAAAAGCATTGCTACTAGTCATATTGCTGCTGCTGCCTATCGAGTCCATTCCTTTGAATGGTCTTCTGGCGCAGCTGCGGGAACTGTTGCTAGTTTTGCCCTTAAAAATGCGATCGCACCCTACCAATTAGTCGATAATTTACCCAAACAAGAGCCACAACTCGAAGCTCTCAAACGGCTTTTGCAACAAAATGGTAACCCCACAGCCTTCCCCGATACATCCATTTTTAACGAAAACTGGGATAATTGGCGATAG
- a CDS encoding ATP-binding protein, with protein MKSLVCNNEAARLEALRQYQILDTPPEEAFDDIAFLAAQICNTPIALINLIDANRQWFKAKVGLDVQEIPRDTGFCPICIESGEVLIIPDTLADERFAPNHLVTYTEICIRFYAGIPLLASGGEAIGTLCIGDRVPRQISPKQVEALQTLSRLVVRQLEIRREFAELASIKQEYKQAQEALLDIVTDAIVVQDLSNKILLWNKNAEELYGWKSEEAIGKQSDELFSTEPLPQKREIYQTVLKDGSWQGELEKTSKSGKKLIVESRWKLINDEHSQAKSILVVDTDITQKKQLEKQLLRAQRMESIGTLASGIAHDLNNVLSPILMSVHLLKSKIGDQQINQMLSIIENNAKRGADLVKQVLSFTRGIEGNVEGQAATRQCTVLQVKHLLLEMQQIISQTFPKSIAVYTEIQEELLPICADSTQLHQVLINLCLNARDAMPTGGNLTISAENIWIDETYASMHIDAKVGAYIVLTVTDTGLGINSEILDRIFEPFFTTKELGKGTGLGLSTVIRIIKEHDGFITVSSFVGKGTKFKVYLPAVNQVPIELLEDTAIPTGSGECILVVDDETAIQEITKTSLENYNYTAMTAGDGIEALAIYAQHKDKISAAIIDMMMSKMDGATTIRTLQDINPLLPIIVVSGLVTSEQVPIDKTDEHTAFLPKPYTTQELLKTLHAVISQ; from the coding sequence ATGAAATCTTTAGTGTGTAACAATGAAGCCGCGAGGCTTGAGGCTCTGCGTCAGTACCAGATTCTCGACACTCCACCAGAAGAAGCATTCGACGATATTGCATTCTTAGCCGCACAGATTTGTAACACACCGATCGCCTTGATTAATCTAATTGACGCTAACCGTCAGTGGTTCAAAGCCAAGGTAGGGTTAGATGTACAGGAAATCCCACGAGATACTGGTTTCTGCCCGATTTGTATAGAAAGTGGCGAAGTTTTAATTATTCCCGATACCTTAGCTGATGAACGATTTGCTCCGAATCATCTAGTTACTTATACTGAAATTTGCATAAGATTTTATGCAGGTATACCTTTGTTAGCATCAGGGGGAGAAGCGATCGGGACTCTGTGTATAGGCGATCGCGTACCACGCCAAATCAGTCCCAAACAGGTGGAAGCACTGCAAACTCTTAGCCGCCTGGTAGTTAGACAACTAGAAATCCGGCGGGAATTCGCTGAACTGGCAAGTATTAAACAGGAGTACAAGCAGGCACAAGAAGCATTGCTGGATATTGTCACTGATGCAATTGTCGTGCAAGATTTGTCCAACAAAATTTTATTATGGAACAAAAATGCTGAGGAACTTTACGGCTGGAAGTCAGAAGAAGCTATAGGTAAGCAGTCAGATGAACTTTTTTCCACTGAACCTTTGCCGCAAAAGCGAGAAATTTATCAGACTGTATTAAAGGATGGATCTTGGCAAGGTGAGTTAGAGAAAACCAGCAAATCTGGCAAAAAACTTATCGTTGAAAGTCGCTGGAAGCTGATAAATGATGAACATTCTCAAGCCAAATCAATCCTTGTTGTTGATACTGATATTACCCAGAAAAAACAACTAGAAAAACAATTGTTACGCGCTCAACGCATGGAAAGTATTGGCACTCTTGCTAGTGGTATTGCTCACGATTTAAATAATGTGTTGTCACCAATTTTGATGTCAGTGCATCTGCTCAAATCTAAAATCGGCGATCAACAGATTAATCAGATGCTGTCAATAATAGAAAACAATGCCAAACGTGGTGCTGATTTGGTCAAGCAAGTGCTGTCATTTACTAGGGGAATTGAAGGCAATGTCGAAGGACAAGCCGCTACACGGCAATGCACGGTGCTTCAAGTTAAACACCTGCTTTTAGAAATGCAGCAAATTATCTCACAAACATTTCCCAAATCAATCGCAGTGTACACAGAAATTCAGGAGGAATTGTTACCTATTTGTGCCGATAGTACCCAATTGCATCAGGTACTGATTAATTTGTGTCTCAATGCACGCGATGCCATGCCTACAGGCGGAAATTTAACAATATCTGCCGAGAATATTTGGATTGATGAAACTTATGCCAGTATGCATATAGATGCTAAAGTTGGTGCTTACATTGTTCTGACAGTTACTGATACCGGGCTTGGAATCAACAGTGAAATATTAGATAGAATTTTTGAACCATTTTTTACAACAAAAGAGTTGGGTAAAGGTACAGGGCTTGGGTTATCAACAGTAATAAGAATTATTAAAGAACACGATGGTTTTATCACTGTATCAAGTTTTGTCGGCAAGGGAACAAAGTTTAAGGTATACTTACCAGCAGTTAATCAAGTTCCAATCGAGTTGTTAGAAGATACGGCAATACCAACTGGATCTGGAGAATGTATTTTGGTTGTAGATGATGAAACTGCCATTCAGGAAATTACTAAAACATCCCTCGAAAATTATAATTACACAGCAATGACTGCTGGTGATGGCATCGAAGCATTAGCAATTTATGCCCAGCATAAAGATAAAATTAGTGCCGCAATTATCGATATGATGATGTCCAAGATGGATGGAGCAACTACCATTCGGACATTGCAAGATATTAATCCCTTATTGCCGATTATTGTTGTTAGTGGACTTGTAACAAGTGAACAAGTACCAATCGACAAAACAGATGAACATACAGCCTTTTTACCCAAACCCTACACAACACAAGAATTATTGAAAACCCTACATGCAGTTATTAGTCAATAG
- a CDS encoding DUF2103 domain-containing protein, which yields MGKPTADSLRTATLRDATRTQKAGRLVWNHSTHLDGLIPILERLCQQDSIQTVTPGVIGRAKGHCPKMQLRVSVPIRGGYKVIARQGKTVQEVFILTPLVQSELETALAIAMK from the coding sequence ATGGGCAAACCCACCGCAGATTCTCTCCGAACGGCAACTCTTAGAGACGCTACGCGAACGCAAAAAGCTGGCAGACTGGTTTGGAATCACTCGACCCACCTTGATGGTCTTATCCCCATTTTAGAACGTCTTTGTCAACAAGATAGCATCCAAACAGTGACACCAGGAGTGATTGGGCGGGCAAAAGGCCATTGCCCGAAAATGCAACTGCGCGTTTCAGTACCGATTCGCGGCGGCTATAAAGTAATCGCACGGCAGGGGAAGACGGTACAAGAGGTGTTTATTTTAACCCCTTTGGTGCAGTCAGAATTGGAAACGGCATTAGCGATCGCTATGAAATAA
- the clpS gene encoding ATP-dependent Clp protease adapter ClpS, with amino-acid sequence MVMILSADVYGMATAPTKAPERSNQVTRKTYPNYKVIVLNDDFNTFQHVSECLMKYIPGMTGDRAWDLTNQVHYEGQAIVWVGPQEPAELYHQQLHRAGLTMAPLEAA; translated from the coding sequence ATGGTTATGATACTTTCAGCAGATGTTTACGGGATGGCCACAGCACCAACTAAAGCTCCTGAACGGTCTAATCAAGTTACCCGTAAGACTTATCCGAATTACAAAGTGATTGTATTAAACGATGATTTTAATACATTCCAACATGTGAGTGAATGTTTGATGAAATATATTCCAGGGATGACTGGCGATCGCGCATGGGATCTAACTAATCAGGTACACTATGAAGGTCAAGCGATCGTCTGGGTCGGGCCCCAAGAACCTGCGGAACTCTATCACCAGCAGCTGCACCGAGCAGGTTTGACAATGGCACCTCTAGAAGCAGCTTAA
- a CDS encoding molybdenum cofactor biosynthesis protein MoaE: MTTTLTSAVKPKAEDSFAISFAPLSLEEIYALSDDPANGAVVMMSGVVRNQTDGKPVVALEYQAYEPMALQIFYQIAADIRLSTPDVNRVVIHHRTGRLQVGEISVLVAVGCPHRSEAFEACQYAIDTLKHNAPIWKKEHWEDGSSCWVSIAACETSGENC, from the coding sequence ATGACAACTACACTTACCTCTGCTGTTAAACCAAAAGCCGAAGATAGTTTTGCCATTAGCTTTGCACCATTGTCTCTTGAAGAAATCTATGCTTTGTCTGACGATCCAGCCAACGGTGCTGTGGTTATGATGAGTGGCGTAGTTCGCAATCAAACTGATGGTAAACCTGTAGTTGCTCTAGAGTATCAAGCTTACGAACCTATGGCATTGCAGATATTTTATCAAATTGCTGCTGATATTCGTTTATCTACGCCTGATGTGAATCGGGTAGTGATTCATCATCGCACTGGACGTTTGCAAGTTGGAGAAATTAGCGTTTTAGTCGCAGTCGGTTGTCCTCATCGGAGTGAGGCGTTTGAAGCTTGCCAATATGCTATTGATACCCTCAAACACAATGCCCCCATTTGGAAAAAAGAACATTGGGAAGATGGTTCTAGCTGTTGGGTAAGTATTGCTGCTTGTGAAACATCAGGAGAGAATTGTTAA
- a CDS encoding KTSC domain-containing protein — protein sequence MKLSKVDLSSLVAIAHSDGYLQLLLDRGDELEFLEIPAPVEAYEGLQELNETIAQTPALPFEEEPIAMLPVSSSMAIAVGYDRDEHILQVEFQNGGVYQYLGVDEDTWEDLHSSDSIGSFFNQAIKGKYDCDRLDHADYTID from the coding sequence ATGAAGCTATCTAAGGTAGACTTGAGCAGTTTAGTTGCGATCGCTCACTCTGATGGATATTTGCAGTTGTTGCTTGATCGAGGCGACGAACTAGAGTTTTTGGAAATTCCGGCGCCAGTAGAAGCTTATGAAGGATTGCAAGAACTGAACGAAACAATTGCCCAAACACCTGCACTACCCTTTGAAGAAGAACCAATTGCTATGTTACCAGTTAGCTCATCAATGGCGATCGCTGTAGGCTATGATCGCGACGAACACATTTTGCAAGTTGAGTTTCAAAATGGAGGTGTTTATCAGTACTTAGGCGTAGACGAGGATACTTGGGAAGATTTACATTCCTCTGACTCAATTGGCAGCTTTTTCAATCAAGCGATTAAAGGTAAATATGACTGCGATCGTCTAGATCATGCAGATTATACTATTGACTAA